Proteins encoded within one genomic window of Heptranchias perlo isolate sHepPer1 chromosome 35, sHepPer1.hap1, whole genome shotgun sequence:
- the LOC137302022 gene encoding ferritin heavy chain-like has translation MELYSSYVYLSMSYYFDRDDVALRHFAEFKEQSHEEWEHAEKLLKFQNQRGGRVILEDIKKPEQDEWSNGLQAMQRALQMEKNVNQSLLDLHKLSTERTDPHLCDFLETHYLDEQVKMIKKLGDHITNLNRLGAPENGMGVYLFDKLTLGESD, from the exons atggagctctattcctcctatgtttatcttTCTATG tcctattactttgaccgggatgatgttgccctgcgtcactttgctgagttcAAGGAGCAGTCGCATGAGGAAtgggagcacgctgagaaactgctgaaattccagaatcagcgtggGGGCCGAGTCATCTTGGAGGATATCAAG aagccagagcaggatgagtggagcaatggtctgcaggcgatgcagagagctctgcagatggagaagaatgtgaaccagagtctgctggatctgcacaaactctccactgagaggacagaccctcat ttgtgtgacttcctggagacccactacttggatgaacaagtgaagatgatcaagaagcttggagatcacatcaccaacctgaatagactgggagcccctgagaatggcatgggagtgtacctgtttgacaagctcaccctgggggagagtgattga
- the LOC137302021 gene encoding ferritin heavy chain, oocyte isoform-like, with protein sequence MASQVCQNYHKECEDGVNKQINMELYSSYVYLSMSYYFDRDDVALRHFAEFFKEQSHEEREHAEKLLKFQNQRGGRIILEDIKKPEQDEWGNGLEAMQRALQMEKDVNQSLLDLHKLSTERTDPHLCDFLETHYLDEQVKMIKKLGDHITNLKRLGAPENGMGVYLFDKHTLGEE encoded by the exons ATGGCTTCTCAAGTGTGTCAGAattaccacaaggagtgtgaggatggtgtcaacaagcagataaatatggagctctattcctcctatgtttatcttTCTATG tcctattactttgaccgggatgatgttgccctgcgtcactttgctgagttcttcaaggagcagtcacatgaggaacgggagcacgctgagaaactgctgaaattccagaatcagcgtggaggccgaatcatcttggaggacatcaag aagccagagcaggatgagtggggcaatggtctggaggcgatgcagagagctctgcagatggagaaagatgtgaaccagagtctgctggatctgcacaaactgtccactgagaggacagaccctcat ttgtgtgacttcctggagacccactacttggatgaacaagtgaagatgatcaagaagcttggagatcacatcaccaacctgaagagactgggagcccctgagaatggcatgggagtgtacctgtttgacaagcacaCCCTGGGGGAGGAGTGA